From a region of the Nitrospira sp. genome:
- a CDS encoding helix-turn-helix domain-containing protein, producing MEALDPEISYRALQTRDARFDGRLFVGVTSTGIYCRPICPARTPKREHCRFFSGSAAAQAAGFRACLRCRPEIAPELPGWRGTSNTVSRALTLIADGFLDHEDGTVESLAMRVGMGARQLRRLFDQHLGVAPVAVAQSRRLLFAKQLLHETTLSMTDVALAGGFGSVRRFNHAFRSLYHRAPGELRRATTAATANLASTAPVVLQIPYRPPYDWDSMLQYLRARAIEGLEVVEEPVYRRSVLHEGLAGTITIAHRPDRHSLMATIDFPSVRALQAIVSRIRHQFDLAADVEAIAAHLSQDEALAPLIAARPGLRAPGCWDGFELAVRAVLGQQVTVAAARRLGGIVVDLWGEPLPHAEGSRLTRTFPTARCLATADLSRLGMPAARRATITALAQAATSHPRLFMPGGSVEERLAQLRAIPGIGAWTAHYIALRAFREPDAFPATDLGLLRGARHLGGGQTNAAHLMQRAEAWRPWRAYAAQYLWTVDR from the coding sequence ATGGAAGCCCTCGATCCCGAGATCAGCTACCGTGCCCTGCAGACCCGCGATGCCCGATTTGATGGCCGCCTCTTCGTCGGCGTGACCTCGACGGGCATCTATTGCCGGCCGATCTGTCCGGCCCGTACGCCGAAGCGAGAACACTGCCGGTTTTTCTCCGGCAGCGCGGCCGCACAAGCGGCCGGCTTCCGCGCCTGCCTACGTTGCCGCCCAGAAATTGCGCCCGAGCTGCCCGGATGGCGCGGCACCTCGAACACCGTCTCGCGTGCGCTGACGCTGATCGCCGATGGATTTCTCGATCATGAGGACGGCACGGTCGAATCACTCGCGATGCGGGTCGGCATGGGTGCGCGGCAGTTACGCCGGCTCTTCGATCAACATCTCGGCGTGGCACCGGTCGCGGTGGCTCAATCCAGACGCCTGCTGTTCGCGAAACAGTTGCTCCACGAGACGACACTCTCGATGACCGATGTGGCCCTGGCAGGGGGATTCGGCAGTGTCCGCCGATTCAATCATGCCTTCCGTTCCCTCTATCATCGAGCACCGGGCGAATTGCGTCGTGCCACCACCGCTGCGACGGCAAACCTTGCCAGTACTGCGCCTGTCGTGCTGCAGATTCCGTATCGGCCACCATACGACTGGGACAGCATGTTGCAATACTTGCGCGCACGCGCTATCGAAGGCCTAGAGGTTGTCGAAGAGCCTGTCTACCGCCGTAGCGTCCTCCATGAAGGGCTGGCAGGCACTATCACCATCGCGCATAGACCGGACAGGCACAGCCTGATGGCCACCATCGATTTTCCATCGGTCCGCGCGCTCCAGGCCATCGTCTCCCGCATCCGGCATCAATTCGACTTAGCAGCAGACGTCGAGGCGATCGCAGCCCATCTCTCACAGGATGAGGCCCTGGCTCCGCTGATTGCCGCGCGACCGGGATTGCGCGCCCCCGGTTGTTGGGACGGGTTTGAACTGGCCGTCCGCGCGGTGTTGGGGCAGCAGGTGACGGTCGCGGCTGCACGTCGGTTGGGTGGAATAGTGGTCGATCTGTGGGGAGAACCCTTGCCACACGCAGAGGGAAGCCGACTGACGCGAACGTTTCCCACGGCCCGCTGTCTCGCGACTGCCGACTTAAGCCGGCTCGGCATGCCTGCGGCGCGGCGGGCGACGATTACCGCGCTCGCACAGGCGGCAACTTCTCACCCGCGACTCTTCATGCCTGGTGGATCGGTCGAAGAACGTCTCGCGCAACTCCGGGCGATTCCTGGGATCGGAGCGTGGACCGCGCACTATATCGCCTTGCGTGCCTTTCGTGAACCGGACGCCTTCCCGGCCACCGATCTCGGCCTGCTTCGTGGCGCAAGACATCTAGGCGGAGGACAGACCAACGCCGCTCACCTGATGCAGCGCGCGGAGGCCTGGCGACCATGGCGAGCCTACGCGGCACAATACCTGTGGACGGTCGATCGATAG
- a CDS encoding NDP-sugar synthase, giving the protein MILAAGLGTRLRPLTDTTPKPLLPVAGTPMIVWNLLLLRRHGIRDVIINLHHLGTMISQALEDGSALGMRIVYSHEPVILGTGGGIKQAEPYFKGEPILVLNGDTLFELDLGAVMAFHHKQQAAATLVLRKDPEAARWGLVEVTDHAEVVRITGRGLSEPTATSARMFAGIHILHPRLLRYLPVGQECSIIDAYVKGIQDGERIVGFDFDGFWSDVGTPERYAQVERDARAGLLSLSARQVGSSI; this is encoded by the coding sequence ATGATTCTCGCCGCCGGCCTCGGCACTCGCTTGCGGCCGCTCACCGATACCACTCCGAAACCGCTTCTTCCGGTCGCCGGCACGCCGATGATCGTCTGGAACCTGTTACTCCTGAGGCGGCATGGCATTCGTGACGTCATCATCAATCTCCATCATCTCGGCACGATGATTTCGCAAGCTCTGGAAGACGGCAGCGCACTCGGGATGCGCATTGTCTATTCTCACGAGCCGGTCATTCTCGGCACTGGCGGTGGGATCAAGCAGGCGGAACCGTATTTCAAGGGCGAGCCGATCTTGGTGCTGAACGGGGATACGCTGTTCGAGCTGGATCTCGGAGCCGTGATGGCCTTCCACCACAAGCAACAGGCCGCTGCGACCTTGGTGTTGCGGAAAGATCCCGAGGCGGCTCGATGGGGGTTGGTCGAGGTGACCGATCATGCCGAAGTCGTCCGTATCACAGGACGCGGACTCTCCGAACCAACTGCGACGTCGGCACGCATGTTTGCGGGCATCCATATTCTCCATCCACGACTCTTGCGATACCTGCCGGTCGGCCAGGAATGTTCGATCATCGATGCCTATGTGAAAGGCATTCAGGACGGCGAGCGGATCGTAGGATTTGATTTCGACGGCTTTTGGAGTGACGTGGGGACGCCGGAACGTTACGCGCAAGTGGAGCGAGATGCGAGGGCGGGGCTGCTCAGTTTGTCAGCTCGACAGGTCGGTTCTTCAATATAA
- a CDS encoding VanZ family protein, translating into MASDQILSAGFRRGSLVTPSSLLQYWGPVALYAGLIFYGSSLSSPPEVLASFLQKLSDKVLHFCEYTMLGALLFRACRHASGEWIARHAVAAAAIGAALYGLSDETHQWFVPFREADVLDLVADTIGGTAGAWGWAVLNRHRRADTASRSRP; encoded by the coding sequence ATGGCCTCTGATCAAATTCTCTCCGCCGGCTTCCGGAGAGGAAGTCTCGTGACGCCGTCATCGCTCTTGCAGTATTGGGGGCCGGTGGCGCTGTATGCGGGACTCATTTTTTACGGATCATCCCTGTCGAGTCCGCCTGAAGTGCTCGCTTCGTTTCTGCAGAAGCTTTCCGACAAGGTTCTCCACTTCTGCGAATACACGATGCTGGGAGCGTTGTTGTTTCGGGCATGTCGGCATGCCTCAGGGGAGTGGATAGCGCGGCATGCTGTGGCGGCGGCGGCAATCGGGGCCGCACTCTATGGCCTCAGTGACGAAACTCATCAATGGTTTGTGCCGTTCCGCGAAGCGGATGTCCTCGATCTCGTGGCCGATACGATAGGCGGCACCGCAGGGGCTTGGGGGTGGGCGGTTCTGAACCGACACCGGCGCGCAGATACCGCATCGCGATCACGTCCCTAG
- a CDS encoding ABC transporter substrate-binding protein yields the protein MRWISSRQRIQRPRQSCALTVSRWIVLLTLILLTGSTGVAPAASSLEVAATTSKSHVTLRFVSWKPDHPRVWDDALAQFTAAHPHITVVRELAPHSSTAYHDLLTQKLKNGDTTVDVFFMDVIWVPEFAAARWARPLEDRFLPALQQAFLPATLEVGRYDKHLYGVPSRIDAGLLYYRKDLLTKYGFLPPTTWDALVRQAETILAGERTASPILQGYVAQFKQYEGLVCNMLEMIEAHGGSLLTADATRSTLSAEPALHAVQFVRDRLIGRITPRAALTYQEPESLTLFLQGHAIFHRNWPYAWELANNHARSTVAGQIGVAPLPGFAGGRNAAALGGWLYGISAGSQHPQEAWALIEFLSSETMQKRFAQEAGIAPSRTALFSDPDLLATSPQLLNHLAVLQTATPRPRSPIYPALSHLLQRYFGRALAVDGVDLQQEAAIADAHIDRLLALTRSRP from the coding sequence ATGCGATGGATATCTTCACGTCAGCGCATCCAGCGTCCTCGACAGTCGTGTGCCCTTACGGTATCTCGCTGGATCGTCCTGCTCACGCTCATCCTGCTCACGGGCAGTACCGGTGTCGCTCCCGCAGCATCTTCTCTCGAGGTTGCCGCCACCACTTCGAAGTCGCACGTCACGCTGCGTTTTGTTTCCTGGAAACCAGACCACCCTCGCGTCTGGGACGATGCCCTTGCACAATTTACCGCCGCGCATCCGCACATCACCGTGGTGCGTGAACTCGCCCCGCACTCCTCCACCGCCTACCACGACCTGCTGACGCAAAAATTGAAAAATGGGGATACCACGGTCGATGTCTTCTTCATGGATGTGATCTGGGTCCCGGAATTTGCCGCGGCCCGCTGGGCCAGGCCGCTGGAGGACCGATTTCTTCCGGCTCTGCAACAGGCGTTTCTGCCTGCCACGCTTGAGGTAGGTCGGTATGACAAGCATCTCTATGGCGTGCCAAGCCGTATCGACGCGGGATTACTCTACTACCGCAAAGATCTGCTGACGAAATACGGCTTCCTTCCCCCGACGACCTGGGACGCACTCGTGCGCCAGGCGGAGACCATCTTGGCCGGGGAACGAACCGCCTCTCCCATCCTTCAAGGATATGTCGCCCAGTTCAAACAATATGAAGGACTGGTCTGCAATATGCTCGAGATGATTGAGGCCCATGGCGGCAGTCTGCTGACCGCTGATGCGACCCGCTCGACATTGTCGGCGGAGCCGGCGCTTCACGCCGTACAATTTGTCCGCGATCGGCTAATCGGCCGGATCACCCCACGCGCCGCACTCACCTACCAAGAACCGGAATCGCTTACCCTCTTTCTTCAAGGCCATGCGATCTTTCATCGGAATTGGCCCTACGCGTGGGAACTTGCCAACAACCACGCGCGCTCCACCGTTGCCGGGCAGATCGGGGTCGCGCCGCTGCCGGGATTTGCCGGAGGCCGCAATGCGGCGGCGCTCGGCGGCTGGCTGTACGGCATCAGCGCCGGCTCGCAACATCCGCAAGAAGCCTGGGCGCTTATCGAATTCCTGTCGAGTGAGACGATGCAGAAACGGTTTGCGCAAGAGGCCGGCATCGCCCCATCGCGGACCGCCCTGTTTTCCGACCCCGATCTTCTCGCCACATCACCCCAGCTTCTCAATCACCTGGCGGTGTTGCAGACGGCGACGCCGCGCCCACGATCTCCAATCTATCCCGCGTTGTCGCACCTGCTGCAGCGCTATTTCGGCCGCGCCCTGGCTGTAGACGGTGTCGATCTCCAGCAGGAAGCCGCCATCGCGGATGCCCACATCGATCGCCTGCTGGCCCTGACGAGGTCGCGACCATGA
- the galT gene encoding galactose-1-phosphate uridylyltransferase encodes MPELRRDPIVGRWVIISTERSGRPQDVHMPSAPLPSAALCPFCPGQERLTPHEILAYRPHASEPNGPNWTVRVIPNKFPALHVEGDMGREGLGLYDRMNGIGAHEVIIETPTHKEHLADLPVKRVEDVLWAYRDRILDLKKDLRLRYILIFKNHGAAAGATLEHSHSQLIALPVVPTSVLEEIDGCRQHFQQKERCIYCDILRQESSEGARVVLENPEFLCITPYAARFPFEMWILPKRHAGYFEECQRTQFEFLAPILGEALRRMDAVLAHPAYNFILHSSPLHEKTGDFYHWHIEIIPKLTQVAGFEWGTGFYINPVSPEEAAECLREAVL; translated from the coding sequence ATGCCTGAGTTACGTAGAGACCCGATCGTCGGCCGGTGGGTGATCATCTCCACCGAGCGAAGCGGCCGCCCGCAGGATGTCCATATGCCGTCCGCGCCGCTCCCGTCAGCCGCCCTCTGTCCATTCTGTCCAGGACAAGAACGGCTCACCCCGCACGAGATCCTTGCCTACCGGCCGCATGCGTCCGAGCCGAATGGCCCCAATTGGACCGTGCGCGTCATTCCCAATAAGTTTCCCGCGCTGCACGTGGAGGGAGACATGGGACGTGAAGGGCTCGGCCTGTATGACCGCATGAACGGCATCGGCGCCCATGAGGTCATCATTGAAACCCCGACCCACAAAGAACACCTGGCCGATCTACCGGTCAAGCGCGTGGAGGATGTGCTCTGGGCGTACCGCGACCGCATTCTCGATCTCAAAAAGGATCTGCGGTTACGCTACATCCTGATCTTTAAGAACCATGGCGCGGCAGCCGGCGCCACCTTGGAACACAGCCATTCGCAATTGATCGCCCTGCCGGTGGTTCCGACCAGCGTGCTCGAAGAAATCGACGGCTGCCGACAACACTTCCAGCAGAAGGAACGCTGCATTTACTGCGATATCCTGCGGCAGGAATCGTCGGAAGGGGCGCGAGTCGTCCTGGAGAACCCGGAGTTTCTCTGCATCACGCCCTACGCCGCGCGCTTTCCCTTTGAGATGTGGATCCTGCCGAAACGGCATGCGGGATATTTTGAGGAGTGCCAGCGCACGCAGTTCGAGTTTCTCGCCCCGATCCTCGGGGAAGCGCTCCGGCGCATGGATGCGGTCCTGGCGCATCCGGCCTACAACTTCATCCTGCACAGCTCTCCCTTGCATGAAAAGACCGGAGACTTTTACCACTGGCATATCGAGATCATTCCTAAACTCACGCAGGTCGCGGGATTCGAGTGGGGCACGGGATTCTACATCAACCCCGTCTCACCGGAAGAAGCCGCCGAGTGCCTGCGGGAGGCCGTCCTCTAG
- a CDS encoding MoaD/ThiS family protein, with amino-acid sequence MLVQLSHPNRQVEIKGPKRTKDLLRELNLVMEAHLVIRGDELVTEDEILADADQIEIRPVISGGI; translated from the coding sequence ATGCTCGTGCAACTCAGTCACCCGAATCGTCAGGTCGAGATCAAAGGGCCCAAGCGCACCAAAGACTTGTTGCGCGAACTCAATCTCGTCATGGAAGCGCACTTGGTGATTCGGGGTGATGAACTCGTCACGGAAGATGAAATACTGGCCGATGCCGATCAGATTGAGATCCGCCCGGTGATCTCCGGCGGAATCTAG
- a CDS encoding fibronectin type III domain-containing protein, whose amino-acid sequence MKSLQPHAVSPMLGHLLRMTIGGVLTWSLVLVAIADAWAVQVAPASLSFNAVQGGPNPTSQVVTISQSTSRQVGWRAVDNATWLSAAPATGTMAGSGQIVVVVNASGLAAGTYSASLKVTLSKGGSLSIPITLTVASAASAKSLATITTATLSWAPNTDTDLAGYKVYMGTSSGRYGTPVDVGNVTNYTAGNLTVGTTYYFSVTARLRADYEPPVRNAIRRRA is encoded by the coding sequence ATGAAAAGCCTGCAACCACATGCGGTTTCGCCCATGCTTGGCCATCTGCTTCGGATGACGATCGGCGGGGTACTGACATGGTCCCTTGTCCTGGTTGCCATTGCGGATGCCTGGGCTGTTCAAGTCGCACCGGCCAGCCTCAGCTTCAACGCCGTCCAGGGTGGGCCTAACCCGACGAGTCAGGTGGTGACCATCTCCCAAAGCACCTCCCGACAGGTAGGCTGGAGGGCGGTCGACAATGCGACGTGGTTGAGTGCTGCGCCTGCTACTGGAACCATGGCCGGTTCGGGCCAGATCGTGGTGGTGGTGAATGCCAGCGGGTTGGCTGCCGGCACCTACAGCGCCTCGTTGAAGGTGACGCTGAGTAAAGGGGGAAGCCTATCCATTCCTATCACCTTGACGGTCGCCTCTGCGGCCTCAGCGAAATCGCTGGCGACGATCACAACGGCAACACTGTCCTGGGCGCCCAACACTGATACGGACCTGGCTGGATACAAGGTGTATATGGGGACCTCGTCAGGCCGCTATGGCACACCGGTAGACGTGGGGAATGTGACCAACTATACGGCAGGCAACTTAACCGTGGGAACCACGTACTACTTTTCTGTGACCGCGCGCTTGCGCGCGGATTACGAACCGCCAGTCCGAAATGCCATACGGCGCCGAGCGTAA
- a CDS encoding sugar ABC transporter permease, with protein MTRHQRLTPYRESLAAWSMVAPALLVTVTFALYPVVDSLWLSLHRIVIGLPQLGNSFVGPDNYLALLRDPVARQALLVTLGFVLCSTLLELACGLVIALVIHERFHGRGLVRAAILIPWAIPTVVASQLWRYIFNDQYGFANLLLFGNQVTDYIPWLSYPSLAFGIVVLADVWKTSSFAALLILAGLQLIPDDLYDAARVDGAGAWQRFRHITLPLLKPALLLALLFRTMDAFRVFDLVFVMTQGGPGDATQVLQFYGYQTLFTEGRIGYGSAVSVAVFLMILALSLIYLRAIGSSLLEQRRT; from the coding sequence ATGACTCGTCATCAGCGGCTTACTCCATATCGTGAGAGCCTAGCCGCCTGGTCAATGGTGGCTCCCGCGCTGCTGGTCACCGTGACCTTCGCCCTCTATCCGGTGGTCGACTCGCTCTGGCTCAGCCTGCACCGGATCGTCATCGGCCTCCCGCAACTCGGCAATTCGTTCGTCGGACCGGACAACTATCTTGCATTACTCCGCGACCCAGTGGCACGGCAAGCCTTGCTCGTCACCTTGGGCTTCGTCCTGTGCTCGACGCTCTTAGAATTGGCCTGCGGGCTGGTGATCGCCTTGGTGATTCACGAACGGTTTCACGGGCGAGGGCTCGTCCGCGCCGCCATTCTGATTCCCTGGGCAATTCCCACGGTCGTCGCCTCGCAACTGTGGCGCTACATTTTTAATGATCAGTATGGATTCGCCAATCTCCTGTTGTTCGGCAATCAGGTCACCGACTACATCCCATGGCTGTCATACCCAAGCCTCGCATTCGGGATCGTGGTGCTGGCCGATGTGTGGAAAACTTCGTCCTTCGCCGCCCTGCTGATCCTCGCCGGGCTCCAGCTCATTCCGGACGATCTCTACGATGCCGCCAGGGTGGACGGCGCCGGCGCCTGGCAACGCTTCCGACACATCACGCTGCCGCTGTTGAAGCCGGCCCTGCTCCTCGCGCTGCTGTTTCGCACGATGGACGCCTTTCGCGTCTTCGATCTGGTGTTTGTGATGACGCAAGGCGGACCAGGCGATGCGACGCAGGTCCTGCAGTTTTACGGCTACCAGACGCTCTTTACGGAAGGCCGGATCGGGTATGGCTCGGCCGTGTCGGTGGCCGTCTTTCTGATGATCCTGGCCCTGTCGTTGATCTACCTGCGTGCCATCGGGTCGAGCCTCTTGGAGCAGAGACGAACATGA
- a CDS encoding adenine nucleotide alpha hydrolase family protein translates to MNCTKCPTSTRAVIGLPRHNAAFCKSCFITFVHEQVARAIKSFKMLSHEDRILVAVSGGKDSLALWHILLTLGYRADALYVNLGIGSYSEESHRKVRHYADTVAAGYGAKLLVHVVEQEAGAGIRELATILHRPTCSTCGTIKRYQFNRAAIEQEYDVMATGHNLDDEAARLLGNVLHWQNDYLDKQSPTLPASVEGFAKKVKPLCRLSEREIAAYAVVNRLDYIVEECPMAKGSKMILYKEVLNRLETESPGTKQRFYWGFLDKQAKPDAPAESMADKDQRTLVPCDSCGQPTTAGTCTYCKMMAKAKRSAV, encoded by the coding sequence ATGAACTGCACAAAATGCCCGACCAGTACCCGAGCGGTGATCGGCCTCCCGCGCCACAATGCCGCCTTCTGTAAAAGCTGCTTCATCACCTTTGTCCACGAACAGGTCGCCCGGGCGATCAAATCGTTCAAGATGCTGTCGCACGAAGACCGCATTCTTGTGGCAGTGTCCGGCGGCAAAGACAGCTTGGCGCTCTGGCACATTCTCCTGACCCTCGGCTATCGCGCCGATGCGCTCTACGTCAACCTCGGCATCGGCAGCTATTCCGAGGAATCACACCGAAAAGTCCGGCACTATGCCGACACCGTTGCCGCCGGTTATGGCGCGAAACTCCTGGTGCATGTCGTCGAGCAAGAAGCCGGGGCCGGCATTCGAGAGTTAGCCACGATTCTCCATCGTCCGACCTGCTCGACCTGCGGTACCATCAAACGCTATCAGTTCAATCGGGCCGCGATCGAGCAAGAATATGATGTGATGGCCACCGGCCACAATCTCGATGACGAAGCGGCGCGACTGCTGGGCAACGTGCTGCACTGGCAAAACGACTATTTGGATAAGCAGAGCCCGACCCTGCCGGCGTCGGTGGAAGGATTTGCAAAGAAGGTCAAACCCCTCTGTCGGTTGTCCGAGCGGGAAATTGCCGCCTATGCCGTGGTGAATCGCCTCGACTACATCGTTGAAGAATGCCCGATGGCCAAGGGCTCCAAGATGATTTTGTATAAGGAAGTGCTCAATCGATTGGAAACGGAATCACCCGGGACCAAGCAGCGCTTCTACTGGGGCTTTCTCGACAAACAAGCCAAGCCGGATGCGCCGGCCGAGTCCATGGCGGACAAGGATCAGCGTACCCTTGTGCCCTGCGACTCCTGCGGGCAGCCTACCACCGCCGGCACATGCACCTATTGCAAGATGATGGCGAAGGCGAAACGATCCGCAGTATGA
- a CDS encoding aldo/keto reductase — MQYVHLGRSGLRVSRLCLGTMNFGPHTTEADSFHIMDRALELGINFFDSANVYGWKVGEGITEQIVGRWLAQDGGRREKVVLATKVYGRMGDWPNESRLSARHIKQACEGSLRRLQTDHIDLYQMHHIDRDCPWEEIWQAMEQLCREGKVLYVGSSNFAGWHIAQAQELAKSRHFLGLISEQSLYNLLERTIELEVIPACQAYGLGIIPWSPLARGLLGGALGSKANGRRAQEDVRKEMDTNRPKLDAYEGFCQRHQLTPAAVALAWLLHQPAVTSPIIGPRTMEQLTGALQSLDLSLSTEQRRELDEMFPGPGGAAPEAYAW, encoded by the coding sequence ATGCAATACGTTCACCTCGGACGCTCCGGTTTGCGCGTCAGCCGCCTCTGTCTCGGCACAATGAACTTCGGCCCGCACACAACTGAAGCCGACAGCTTTCACATCATGGACCGCGCGCTTGAGCTCGGCATTAACTTCTTTGACAGCGCCAATGTCTACGGATGGAAAGTCGGCGAAGGAATTACGGAGCAGATCGTCGGGCGCTGGCTTGCGCAAGACGGCGGTCGGCGCGAAAAGGTCGTGCTGGCGACCAAGGTGTACGGACGGATGGGCGATTGGCCCAATGAGTCACGCCTGTCGGCACGGCACATCAAACAGGCCTGTGAAGGCAGCCTGCGGCGCCTCCAGACTGATCACATCGATCTCTACCAGATGCACCATATTGATCGTGATTGCCCTTGGGAGGAAATCTGGCAAGCGATGGAGCAACTCTGCCGCGAGGGCAAGGTGCTCTATGTCGGCAGCAGCAATTTTGCCGGTTGGCACATCGCGCAAGCGCAGGAGCTGGCAAAATCGCGCCATTTCCTCGGACTCATATCCGAACAAAGCCTCTACAATCTCCTTGAACGCACCATCGAACTTGAAGTGATTCCCGCCTGCCAGGCCTATGGCCTCGGCATCATTCCCTGGAGTCCCCTCGCGCGAGGGTTGCTCGGCGGCGCCCTGGGATCCAAGGCCAACGGTCGTCGAGCCCAGGAGGACGTGCGCAAAGAGATGGACACCAACCGGCCAAAGCTGGACGCCTATGAGGGATTTTGCCAGCGGCACCAACTGACTCCCGCCGCCGTAGCTCTAGCCTGGTTGCTCCATCAACCGGCCGTGACGTCGCCCATCATCGGGCCTCGCACCATGGAACAGTTGACCGGCGCCTTGCAGAGCCTGGACTTGTCGCTCAGTACGGAACAAAGACGGGAGTTAGACGAGATGTTTCCTGGTCCCGGCGGCGCAGCTCCGGAAGCCTATGCCTGGTAG
- a CDS encoding phosphotransferase yields the protein MTTTNPAAPAAPLAPPDPEHIAKTVATKLPFRGEMTGLSALAGDASNRRYFRIALKGSPASLILMQLADPEGFKKSEEAVSGASVHIAELPFLNVLAHLQRTGVTVPRLEYYDREAGLLYLEDFGDLTLAEACRGAEPARVDALYRQAIDQLVLLQVKGTTPPAPGCLAFHRRFDVPLLMWEFDHFLEYGIVARIGRPMKAEDDTGIRAEFQRIAELLAGQPQVFVHRDYHSRNLMVDGAHMGIIDFQDALMGPATYDLASLLKDAYIELDEPMVDALIEHFLEGLASQGVKMDRPAFRRLFDLTSIQRNLKAAGRFVYIDQVKHNPKFLADIPRVLGYVRRNLAKYPDLGALRQHMAPYVAELQ from the coding sequence ATGACCACAACAAATCCAGCCGCGCCAGCGGCACCGCTTGCGCCTCCCGATCCCGAACATATCGCCAAGACCGTCGCGACCAAGTTGCCCTTTCGCGGTGAGATGACTGGGCTCAGCGCGCTGGCCGGTGATGCGTCCAATCGCCGGTATTTCCGGATTGCCTTGAAGGGCAGCCCTGCATCATTGATTTTGATGCAGTTGGCAGATCCGGAAGGATTCAAGAAATCCGAGGAAGCCGTCAGCGGAGCCTCTGTCCACATCGCCGAGCTCCCCTTTCTCAATGTGCTCGCTCATCTCCAGCGTACGGGCGTCACGGTTCCACGCTTGGAATATTATGATCGTGAGGCCGGCCTGTTGTACCTGGAAGATTTCGGCGACCTGACGCTGGCGGAAGCCTGCCGCGGCGCCGAGCCTGCCAGGGTCGATGCGCTGTATCGCCAGGCCATCGATCAACTGGTTCTCCTGCAGGTCAAGGGCACCACACCGCCCGCGCCGGGATGTCTTGCGTTTCACCGGCGGTTCGATGTCCCGCTGTTGATGTGGGAATTCGATCACTTCTTGGAATACGGCATTGTGGCCCGGATCGGTCGGCCGATGAAGGCCGAAGACGATACGGGGATTCGGGCCGAGTTTCAGCGCATTGCCGAGCTGTTGGCAGGCCAGCCGCAAGTGTTCGTCCATCGTGATTACCACTCACGGAATCTCATGGTGGATGGCGCGCATATGGGCATCATCGATTTTCAGGATGCGCTCATGGGTCCGGCTACGTATGATCTGGCGTCGCTCCTCAAGGATGCGTACATTGAATTGGACGAGCCGATGGTCGATGCACTCATCGAGCATTTTCTCGAAGGCCTGGCCTCGCAGGGCGTGAAGATGGATCGGCCCGCGTTTCGCCGGCTCTTCGACCTCACCAGCATCCAGCGGAATCTCAAAGCCGCCGGCCGGTTCGTCTACATCGATCAGGTTAAGCACAATCCAAAATTTCTTGCCGATATCCCTCGGGTCTTAGGCTACGTGAGGCGCAATCTCGCAAAGTATCCAGATCTGGGCGCATTGCGGCAGCACATGGCGCCCTACGTGGCGGAGCTGCAATAG
- the ogt gene encoding methylated-DNA--[protein]-cysteine S-methyltransferase, whose product MSGQLHLLTETLLTPIGTLVMMSDEDGQLRAVDWVDFEDRMRKLLARHYGPQGVRLTPAVNATCHAAALSAYFEGDLHAIDALVTATAGTPFQKRVWKALREIPAGETISYGDLAKRIGQPMAVRAVGLANGANPVSLVVPCHRVIGVDGSLTGYGGGLDRKRWLLSHEKQATAHAARSAASSHTTAMAGCASVHH is encoded by the coding sequence ATGTCTGGACAACTTCATCTGTTGACGGAAACCTTGCTCACGCCGATTGGAACCTTAGTGATGATGTCGGACGAAGACGGGCAATTGCGGGCGGTCGATTGGGTAGACTTCGAAGATCGCATGCGAAAACTGTTGGCGCGCCACTATGGCCCCCAGGGCGTGAGGCTGACACCGGCGGTGAACGCCACGTGCCATGCTGCGGCGCTCTCGGCGTACTTTGAAGGTGATCTCCACGCCATCGACGCTCTTGTCACCGCAACGGCAGGCACCCCGTTTCAGAAACGCGTCTGGAAGGCATTACGCGAGATTCCCGCAGGTGAGACGATAAGTTACGGCGACCTGGCGAAACGCATCGGGCAGCCGATGGCGGTACGCGCCGTCGGACTCGCCAATGGCGCGAACCCCGTCAGCCTCGTTGTCCCTTGCCACCGAGTGATCGGTGTCGACGGCTCCCTCACCGGCTACGGCGGGGGGCTGGACCGCAAACGGTGGTTGCTGTCTCACGAAAAGCAGGCGACAGCACATGCCGCGCGTTCTGCGGCGTCAAGCCATACCACCGCCATGGCAGGATGTGCGTCTGTTCATCATTAG